One Papio anubis isolate 15944 chromosome 9, Panubis1.0, whole genome shotgun sequence genomic window carries:
- the TMPO gene encoding thymopoietin isoform X4, whose amino-acid sequence MLVSAAASPSLIKETTTACYKDIVENICGREKSGIQPLCPERSHISDQSPLSSKRKALEESESSKLISPPLAQAIRDYVNSLLVQGGTGSLPGTSNSTPPLDVENIQKRIDQSKFQETEFLSPPRKVPRLSEKSVEERDSGSVVAFQNIPGSELLPSSFAKTVVSHSLTTLGLEVSKQSQHDKIDASELSFPFHESILKVIEEEWQQVDRQLPSLACRYPVSSREATRILSVPKVDDEILGFISEATPPAGIQATSTESCDKQLDLALCRAYEAAASALQIATHTAFVAKAMQADISQAAQILSSDPSRTHQALGILSKTYDAASYICEAAFDEVKMAAHTMGNSTVGRRYLWLKDCKINLASKNKLASTPFKGGTLFGGEVCKVIKKRGNKH is encoded by the coding sequence ATGTTGGTCTCTGCTGCAGCTTCTCCTTCACTGATTAAAGAAACCACCACTGCTTGCTATAAAGAcatagtagaaaatatttgcggTAGAGAAAAAAGTGGAATTCAACCGTTATGTCCTGAGAGGTCCCATATTTCAGATCAGTCGCCTCTCTCCAGTAAAAGGAAAGCACTAGAAGAGTCTGAGAGCTCAAAACTAATTTCTCCGCCACTTGCCCAGGCAATCAGAGATTATGTCAATTCTCTGTTGGTCCAGGGTGGGACAGGTAGTTTGCCTGGAACTTCTAACTCTACACCCCCACTGGATGTAGAAAACATACAGAAGAGAATTGATCAATCTAAGTTTCAAGAAACTGAATTCCTGTCTCCTCCACGAAAAGTCCCTAGACTGAGTGAGAAGTCAGTGGAGGAAAGGGATTCAGGTTCCGTTGTGGCATTTCAGAACATACCTGGATCTGAACTTTTGCCGTCTTCTTTTGCCAAAACTGTTGTCTCTCATTCACTCACTACCTTAGGTCTAGAAGTGTCTAAGCAGTCACAGCATGATAAAATAGATGCCTCAGAACTATCTTTTCCCTTCCAtgaatctattttaaaagtaattgaaGAAGAATGGCAGCAAGTTGACAGGCAGCTGCCTTCACTGGCATGCAGATATCCAGTTTCTTCCAGGGAGGCAACACGGATATTATCAGTTCCAAAAGTAGATGATGAAATCCTAGGGTTTATTTCTGAAGCCACTCCACCAGCAGGTATTCAAGCAACCTCCACTGAGTCTTGCGATAAACAGTTGGACTTAGCACTCTGTAGAGCATATGAAGCCGCAGCATCAGCATTGCAGATTGCAACCCACACTGCCTTTGTTGCTAAGGCTATGCAGGCAGACATTAGTCAAGCTGCACAGATTCTTAGCTCAGATCCTAGTCGTACCCATCAAGCACTTGGGATTCTGAGCAAAACATATGATGCAGCCTCATATATTTGTGAAGCTGCATTTGATGAAGTGAAGATGGCTGCCCATACCATGGGAAATTCCACTGTAGGTCGTCGATACCTCTGGCTGAAAGATTGCAAAATTAATTTAGCTTCTAAGAATAAGCTGGCTTCCACTCCCTTTAAAGGTGGAACATTATTTGGAGGAGAAGTATGCAAAGTAATTAAAAAGCGTGGAAATAAACACTAG